Proteins encoded by one window of Acidobacteriota bacterium:
- a CDS encoding DUF2182 domain-containing protein: MTTAAVALSRARGAVVVGLIGFTALSWTYLAFVASRAQDMSSVFAMPMTPAWSYAQAAVMAVMWAVMMAAMMLPSAIPMVIAYDSLDRGSAGGRGGSTPLFVTGYVAVWAAFAVGATALQWLLATVALVDGMGVVTQSWFSGGLLVSAGVVQFSPGKLSSLGACRTPMGFLMTSWREGNAGALQMGLHHGRLCLGCCWSLMILLFVLGVMNLAWVAVLAIFVLAEKVAPRRMMISRFGGVVLTLWGVAVVLGG; the protein is encoded by the coding sequence ATGACCACCGCAGCGGTCGCTCTCAGCCGGGCCAGGGGAGCGGTCGTAGTCGGGCTGATTGGCTTCACAGCGTTGTCGTGGACGTATCTGGCATTCGTGGCGAGCCGGGCCCAAGATATGTCATCGGTGTTTGCAATGCCGATGACCCCGGCATGGTCGTACGCGCAGGCCGCCGTTATGGCCGTGATGTGGGCGGTGATGATGGCGGCGATGATGCTGCCGTCGGCAATACCGATGGTGATCGCCTACGACAGCCTCGATCGAGGATCGGCTGGCGGCAGGGGAGGTTCGACTCCCCTGTTCGTCACCGGCTATGTCGCGGTCTGGGCAGCGTTCGCGGTGGGCGCGACGGCGCTCCAGTGGCTGTTAGCGACCGTGGCGCTCGTCGACGGTATGGGTGTCGTGACACAAAGCTGGTTCTCTGGTGGTTTGCTCGTCAGCGCCGGGGTGGTGCAGTTCTCGCCAGGCAAGCTCAGCAGCCTCGGCGCGTGTCGCACGCCTATGGGGTTCTTGATGACATCGTGGAGGGAAGGCAATGCCGGCGCACTGCAAATGGGTCTGCACCACGGGAGGTTGTGTCTCGGATGTTGCTGGTCGCTGATGATCTTGCTGTTTGTGCTTGGCGTGATGAACCTCGCTTGGGTCGCGGTGCTCGCCATCTTCGTGTTGGCTGAGAAGGTCGCCCCGAGGCGCATGATGATTTCTCGCTTTGGCGGGGTAGTACTGACGCTGTGGGGCGTCGCTGTGGTTCTAGGAGGATGA
- a CDS encoding DUF1326 domain-containing protein, with the protein MPARRGSKGGASTYDTCDFVLSWSIDNGHVDGRDLSGLAVVIVGSYADDEPGSPWRVAMFVDENADQARQKDLADVFLGRIPGDTRKLYGRAIKEVSMVRPAAIELVHVPGRWRIAVETFVEVRSTIEAVAEGPVTCGLTDHASGVEMISDVVTVAVPPFEWNLRERCSFQSNFVYQG; encoded by the coding sequence GTGCCGGCGCGAAGGGGATCGAAAGGGGGAGCATCGACGTACGACACCTGCGATTTTGTGTTGTCATGGAGCATCGACAACGGCCATGTAGACGGCCGCGATCTGTCGGGTCTTGCAGTGGTGATCGTGGGTTCTTATGCCGACGACGAGCCAGGGAGTCCCTGGCGTGTCGCGATGTTTGTCGACGAGAACGCGGACCAGGCACGGCAGAAAGATCTTGCGGATGTGTTTCTCGGTCGGATCCCTGGCGACACCAGGAAACTATACGGGCGAGCAATCAAAGAGGTTTCGATGGTGCGACCCGCCGCAATCGAGTTGGTGCATGTGCCCGGTCGGTGGCGCATCGCTGTCGAGACGTTCGTCGAGGTGCGGTCCACGATTGAGGCTGTCGCGGAGGGTCCGGTGACATGTGGCCTTACCGACCATGCCTCCGGCGTTGAGATGATCTCTGACGTCGTCACCGTGGCGGTGCCGCCGTTCGAGTGGAACCTGCGGGAGCGGTGCTCCTTCCAATCCAACTTTGTTTACCAAGGGTAA